The following coding sequences are from one Gossypium raimondii isolate GPD5lz chromosome 4, ASM2569854v1, whole genome shotgun sequence window:
- the LOC105767935 gene encoding zinc finger protein ZAT5: MVMEGQQEVVLCKDELQIIKGKRTKRPRPVSSLTLAIASTTTTSTGGESRTSNDDSSITTAVEPPESCWEDEENMAYCLMLLAQGQTRKPSEPTGKTAGMNVHQCKTCNRCFPSFQALGGHRASHKKPKLHSEENTKRLKLVKEDDDMNTTLSLQITNKAPALCNGTKSKVHECSICGAEFSSGQALGGHMRRHRTSTNATTTVGTSTSAETEDLSSNKPTTVLQLDLNLPAPEDDRHNESNFPFTQTINLCYC, from the coding sequence ATGGTGATGGAGGGTCAGCAGGAAGTTGTTCTTTGTAAAGATGAGTTGCAGATCATCAAAGGGAAGCGTACGAAGCGTCCGAGGCCTGTGTCCTCACTGACTTTAGCGATAGCTTCAACCACAACGACTTCCACTGGCGGTGAAAGTAGAACAAGTAATGATGATTCCAGCATAACCACAGCTGTTGAGCCACCTGAAAGCTGTTGGGAAgatgaagaaaacatggcttatTGTTTAATGCTTTTGGCTCAAGGTCAAACAAGGAAACCATCGGAGCCAACAGGTAAGACGGCCGGGATGAATGTTCACCAGTGCAAGACATGTAATCGGTGCTTCCCGTCATTCCAGGCGCTTGGCGGACATAGAGCCAGCCACAAGAAACCCAAGCTTCATAGTGAAGAAAACACTAAACGGTTGAAGTTAGTGAAAGAGGATGATGACATGAATACAACCCTTTCACTTCAAATAACCAATAAGGCTCCTGCTTTATGCAACGGCACCAAATCCAAAGTTCATGAGTGTTCCATATGTGGGGCTGAGTTCTCTTCAGGACAAGCTCTTGGGGGTCACATGAGGAGGCATAGGACATCTACTAACGCTACAACAACGGTTGGAACAAGCACCAGTGCTGAAACAGAAGATCTGTCGTCCAACAAACCAACAACTGTGCTGCAATTGGATCTTAATCTTCCTGCCCCGGAAGATGATCGTCACAATGAATCGAATTTCCCATTCACCCAAACCATCAATTTGTGTTATTgttaa